The Pelodiscus sinensis isolate JC-2024 chromosome 24, ASM4963464v1, whole genome shotgun sequence genomic interval TTGGGCTGGGCGCAGGTCTGCAGCCCCCAGGACACGatgccctgcagctgctcctcgCAGAGCAGGGGGCCCCCGGAGTCACCCTGCGCAGAGACAGGGCCTTGTGTTACATGGGCCCCCCTCaatggggctgagggaggggggcctacaggctgggagccaggggcagtggcagggctggggtgaggggagcccagggcagagctagTGGGGGTTATGGGGCAGGATTGAGGGGCACAGTTAGACCCAATCCATGGCCACCTACCCTGAAGAGAAATGACACAACTGTGGGGCAcccgccccccaactcctcccactGGGTCCCTATCCCACCTAGCACCGTGACAAGGGGCCAACTGTGGCCCTGAATCTGGGCTGCCTTCCCCCGCTGTGtgacccctgccccctctccctgagtCACCTTTCCCCAGTAGGAGCTGCCCAAGCACCCctgtccccttcctccagcccacaGTCCCGTCCACCCCTGGCCAGGGTCATGGCAGAGACCTAGAGACGTGGTCTGCGGCCCCCCCCATCCTCCgtgctcccctggccctgccccctcacctggcAGGAGTCGATGCCCCCGCCGATGACGCCTGCACACACCATGTTGTTGGTGACCCGGCCGGGGTAGGCGTATTGGCAGCTCTGGGCCGAGACAATCTGCACGTCTCCGCACTGCAGGTATCTGGGGAACATGGCTGAGGAAACCAGAGAGCCAGTGAGCTCACACCTGAGTGACGCTGGATGGAATCCGCCCCACTGGAGTCACTCCAGAGACACCGGCTTGAATCAGCCCCAGGGAGCCACGCCCGTTGTTCCCTATCCCTTCCTGGCCAGGGCCCGTACCTTGGGGGGTGGCGGTGGTGCCCCACCCCGAGATGAGGCAGTTGGTCCCAGGGGCCGCGCAGGCCGAGGGCAGGGTGACGGGGTAGACATTCTGGTTGAGGATGGCGGGTTGTGCTAGCTTGAGCAGCATGAGGTCGTTGTCCAGGGTGGAGCGGCTGTAGCCGGGGTGCAGGATGGCTTTGGTCACGAGTCGGTCCTGCTCcgtccccccccacagcgccagGTCGTGCTCCCCAAGCCGCAC includes:
- the LOC102450613 gene encoding trypsin-like, coding for MLPRLGPMEWIGFVLLLVTAGAAKNGTRIIGGYTCPVNSQPWQTYIYGPVQCGGVLVASRWVLSAAHCYRPGLRVRLGEHDLALWGGTEQDRLVTKAILHPGYSRSTLDNDLMLLKLAQPAILNQNVYPVTLPSACAAPGTNCLISGWGTTATPQAMFPRYLQCGDVQIVSAQSCQYAYPGRVTNNMVCAGVIGGGIDSCQGDSGGPLLCEEQLQGIVSWGLQTCAQPNIPGVYTKVCNYVGWIRSTMQRN